The genomic DNA CGCCGCACCGCGAAGGCCAGCAGCAGGGGAATCCACCACGTTCCGAAGGCCCACAGCACGAAGGCGAGCCCGGAGACCACTTGTTTGGTCGCGACCAGGACGGGCAGCGTCGGCGGAAGGTCCAGGATCTTGGCTCCGGCGAGCACGCTGATGGCCGTGGCCCCCATGTAAACCCAGTAGGTGGGGCTCAGAGCGTGTGGGGCGACCGGAGAGTCAAGCAGGCGGACGGTGACCAGGCCGACCAGCATCAGGTAGAGAACGACAGCCACACCCCAGAAGGCCACTGCCAACGGCGCCAGGGAGGCGGTGAGGCTAGGCTCCACCGCGGCTACGGTGGCAGCAGCAGCAGCCAGGGATTGTGTACCGACGACCCACATGAACCAGCTGCCATCGGTTTTGGGCAGCACCGGTGCTTGGCGTTGGCCCACCACCATCGCACCGGGGACGACATAGGTGACTACCAGCCAGATGGGGACAGTGGTCAGCCCAAGTACCGCGCAGGTCAAAGGATGATCCTCGGCCAGCCGCATGCCGACCACGTTGGGAGCGGCCACCAGGGTGAAGTAGCCGAAGCCGCGGGAGGGGTTCTGCACGTCGTCGATTACCCGTTGAGGGAAGCGCACGGCACGCCAGGTGTACGTCACTATCAGCACAGCCAGGGCAAGGATCGCCAGCATCAGGAGCACAGTGGAGAGCGCGTGGGCCCCGAAGAGTTCCAGCCCCGTGGATACGATCCCGGTTGCCATGACGAGAGCTGCGTAGCCCGGGTGCAGGTCGGCGATCTCTTGGCGGAGGCGGTAGTGCGCAGCAGCCCTATGGACCATCGACGGGAACCTTCTGGGCTAGGCGGTTCTACGCAAGGATTATGCGTCTTTTGCCCAGATATTTCACGCGACTCTCCGCATCGGAATGTGAGCATCACGGCCCCGCATCCGGTGTCGCGTGAACGACGTCCGACAGCGGAGCAGGCGGGCGTCGTCCGCTTCCTTGGCCTGCCTCCTATTGCGTCAGGAGATGGGACGCCGCCCTTGCGACGGCTCGCCGGGCTCGAACGAGGTCGACTCGCAGCGGCTGCCCGTCGGCGATAACCTGCTCACCGGCGACCCAGACGCTGCGAACCGCCCGCGATCCCGCTGCCCACACCAGGTTGGCAATCAATTGCTCGTCGGGCACGTTCAGCCCTGCGGCGAAGGACGGTCCGTCCACGCCGACGTGCACCATGTCGGCCCACGTGCCTGGGCAAAGCGCGCCGATGTCCTTTCGCCCGAGGGCGGCGGCGCCTCCACGGGTCGCCATCATCAATGCGGCCGGAGCGGTCAAGGCCATGGGATCCTCGGTAGTTACCCGGGCCAGCATCATGGCGATCCGCATCTCTTCCCATAGGTCGAGATCATCGTTGCTCGCCGGGCCGTCCGTGCCCAGTCCGACTGAGACGGACGCCGCCCGCAAAGCGGTGAGTCCGGCGACCCCTGAAGCCAGCTTTGCGTTGGACCCCGGGCAGTGTGCGACTCCAGCGCCGTAGTCGGCCAGGAGCCGAATGTCGTGCACCGACAGGTGCACGGAGTGTGCCGCCAGCAGTCGCCCATTCAGCAGCCCCGTCTCCTCGAGCAGTCGCGGAACAGAACCGTGAGCGGCACGCTGCTTCTGATCCTCACTCAGGGACTCAGCGACATGGATGTGGACGAGGGCTCCGCGAGCGGAGGCCGATTCTGCCGTCGCACGCAGCGCCTCGACGGGGAGGGTGTATGCGGAGTGTGGGCCGTAGCACAACTCGATGCGATCACCCGGCCCGAACTGCATACCGTCCGCGTCGATCCACTTGTCGATGCGTGCCACCGCACTCTGCCAGTGCGCACCCGGCAGGTCGAAGTAGGCGGGCGCCATAAGTATTCGGCTGCCGGCCGTAAGGGCAGCCTGAACCACGGCCTCAGCGTGTAGGTACATCTCCGCACTGGTAGTGACACCGTGCTGCAGCATCTCAACGCAGCCCAGCAACATACCGGCATACGCATCCTCTGGACGCATCCGCGCCTCGGCGGGCCATATGACGTCGTTCAGCCAGGACATCAAAGGCAGGTCTCCCCCGGCGCCGCGCAGTGGCGTCATGGCGCTGTGCGCGTGCGCATTGACCAGCCCAGGCATGAGGATCCCGGTCAGCTGCGTTACAGCTTGTCCGTTGGACGGGGGCGCGTCGGCGCGAGGCCCGCAGTAGGCGACGCGACCGTCGGCCCCCACATCGACGACGCCGTCCCGGACTACGGAGCAGCTAGCGTCCATGGGCAGAACAATGGGGGCGTAATAACGACGTGCGGGCTGCAATGTCACTCTCTTCATGGGAGGTTCACCAGCCATGCTCGTTGCGGGGCCGGGCGGATCGGTCGGCATTCTGGATGGACGAATCTCCCTCCGTGGGGTCGACATCTTTGAACTGGGCGCACCACGCCACGCGTCCCACCGCCCCGGTGGTCAGGCGCCTCGCGTGGCTTGAACGCGTCCGCAAAGATCTCTTGGCTCGCGCTCGCAACGATGTGTTTCAGCGCGCAATCAGCTCCCACCCCCACTGCTTCGGTTTGCGGCGACATCTACGGGCTCCCCCGTCAGGGTGCCTCCGCAGGGGTAGGTGCTGGCCACGACAAAACCATCGATGGCCCCGAACGCATCCCGCATCGCAGAGACGTCATGCGTGCTGTCGGCCACGCTCGAACTGGGCATATCAGCATCTGGCGCTGGCATAACCTCGCCGCGCGCAGTCTGGATCAGCACCGGCCGGGTGATCCCCCGCGCCACAAGATTCACCTTCATGATCGGTCTGAGCTACGGCGCCCAGTGGCGCCGCTATTGACCATAAAGCTCATCGGACACTATGTCCAACGCGATGTTCTACGTATGGCTACCCGGGATGGCACCTCTTCATCGACGGACGCAGGAGTCAAGGATGCGAAGTGCGACCCCGCTGGCCCGGACGCGTCCGATCGCCCAACCACACACCCGCTCGCGGGGCGTTCACGCCTTGGTGCATCCCGTCCGTGAGACACGGTCACCAGCGTGCGGTGTCAGGAACTGGACGAAGGCACCGTGAAGTTCAGTGCGTCGCTGCCAGCGGACGGCGAGGCGCTTGAAGTGGTGGAGCAGGGCGAAAGTCTGCTCCACCACGTAGCGGAGCTTGCCCAGGCCCTTGATGTCCGGGCAGCCCTTGCGTGAGATGACGGGCAGGATCCCGCGCTCGCGCAGCGCGCCTCGGTTCGGGTTGGAGTCGTAGCCCTTGTCGCCGAAGGAGGGCTTCGGGCCTTCGGCGGGGTCGTCCGGGGCGGGCGGGGTCCCGTCGACCAGGGCAAGCATCTGGGTGACGTCGTTGACGTTGGCCGCAGTGGTGATGACTTTGAGTGGGGTGCCGCGTCCATCGCAGGTCAGGTAGCGTTTGCTGCCCGTTCTTCGCCGGTCGACCGGCGATGGGCCGGTGTCTTGACCCCCTTTTTTCCCGGACGTGGTAACCGTCCATGCATGCACGTGACACGTCGAGTTCGCCGGCCGCGTTCAGTTTGGCGAGAAGCATCCGGTGCAGCCGGTCGAAGACCCGTGCTTTCTGCCATCGGTCCAGACGTCGCCAGAAGGTCCACCCCCCGAGCCGAACCCCAGGTCCAGAGGCAGGAGTTGCCAGGATTTGTCGTTGTAGAGCACGAACAGGACGCCCTGGAGACAGAGCCGGTCCGACACTGGACGCGGCCCCGGCGACTCCGGCCAAGGAGGCAGCAGCGGCTCGATCAGAGCCCACAAACTCATCTTCCACGATCCACGGTCGAGTACTCACACCCTCACGAACCGCCGAATCATCACACCGGATACGCCCCACCAGCCGACATCAACAAGATCGCGTTACGAGCTCGTATGGTGATGCTTGCGATAGGCACTCGGGGGCACACCCATGACACGCTTGAATGCCGTGCTTATCGCACTCTCGGATCCGTATCCGGTGGAGCGGGCGATGGACGAGATCGTCTCACTGCTCTTTCGTAGCTTCTGCGCCGCCAGCTGAATGCGCCAGTGAGTCAGGTACTCCAGGGGTCCCTGGCCCACCAAAGTCTTGAAGCGCGCCGCCAGGGTGGATCTGGATACGGCTCCCGCATGCGCCAACTCGGCGACTGTCCAAGAATATGCCGGATCCGCGTGGAGCGACGTCAGGGCCGCGGCCACCACGGGATCGGCTAGTCCCGCGAGCCAGCCCGAGACCATCTGTGGCTCACGCGCAAGGTGTAGGCGCAGGACGTGGACGAGCATGACTACGGCAAGATGCTCAGCCACCAGCGTGGAAGCCATGTGCTTGTCCGACAGTTCGCGTTCGATGATGGTGAGCGCCCACTCAATCGTCTCGGCATTGGCGGTTCCAGCGGGCACATGGATCACGGAAGGCAAATCAGCGAGTAGCAGGTCCTGACCGGGCGCCCCAAAAGTAAAGCGGCCGCCGATCAACAGGACATCCTGACCTGTTCCCGCGTGTGCGACGCCGTTCTCCGCGGAGCGGAAGACAGTGCTGGCATCGACCTCCGGGCCTGGGGGATCACTGCGGAGGATGAAACGTTGAGGGCGGGTGAGCAGGTAGCAGTCACCGGGTGACAGTGCGATCGGGTCATCCAGGCTCTCGACTTCAAGGATGCAGTGCCCTCGCCGCACGGCATTGAACTTCACCCCGGATGGTCCGTCGAACCGCACCGCCCACTCCCCGCCGGCCGTGAGACTTGCAGACACGTGGCTTTGCGTCTCCAGAAGCGCCAGCACGTCTTCCAGTGGGTCCATCGATGCTCTCCTGGACGCTCAATAAGGTACTGCGGACCCTTAATGATAGTACGTACAGAGTAGTGACTTTAAAATCGAGACGGAATCGCACCTATCATGCTGAAAGGCTCTTCTGTGAGTATTCAAGACAGCTTGGTCACTCCCTTCCCTCGGGACGCCTCGGCAGCCGAGGTCATCAGCGGGATCGATCTCACCGGTCGGCGCGCCCTTGTCACCGGCGGCGCCTCGGGGATCGGCGCCGAGACTGTCCGAGCTCTTGCCGCCGCTGGCGCGGAAGTAACCATCGCGACCCGCCGCCCAGAGACTGCAGAGCTACTCATCCGCGAGATCGCCGACGTCGGAGGGGCCGGCTCGGTAAGGGCATCGGACCTCGACCTGGCCGACCTGACCTCCGTCGACGCATTCACACGGGCCTGGCAAGGGCCTCTTGACCTTCTTGTGGCGAACGCCGGAATCATGGCGTTGCCGCAGAAAGAAGTCACTCCCGAGGGTTGGGAGCTCCAGCTCGCCACCAATTTCCTCGGCCACTTCGCACTCGCCACGGCCCTCCACGGCGCGCTCGCGGAAAGCGGGGCCGCTCGGATCGTAGTGGTCAGCTCCGGTGCACATCGCCAGGCACCCTTCGACTTCGGCGATCCCCAGTTCGATAGGCGTCCGTACGATCCGTGGGCTGCTTATGGCCAGTCCAAAACGGCAGGAGTCCTGTTCGCCGTGGGTGCTCGGCGGTGGGCCGTCGACGGCATCACAGCCAATGCGCTCAATCCGGGATATATCCTCACAAATTTGCAGCGGCACATTGACGACGAAACTATGCGTTCGCTGGGCGTCATGGACGCCGAAGGGAACCTCACGCCGTTGTCCTACTACAAGACGCCGGCCCAGGGAGCCGCAACCTCCGTCCTGCTCGCCACATCGCCTTTGCTGGACAACGTGACCGGGCGCTATTTCGAGGACAACCAGGAAGCGCCGGTCGCGGCCGACGGCACAAACACGCCGGGTGCCGTCGCCACCCATGCGCTCGACCCGGAGTCAGCCGATCGCCTGTGGCAGTACGCCGCAGGCACCATCAGACTCTGAGCCCCGCCTGGAGCGGCTTCAGATCGTGCAGCCCCAAGTCGGTGTTCATTCGGCGGCCTGCCCATGGGGACGCCTGTAGATGCCGTACCAGTACCCGCAGGCGAGCTCGCGAGCAACAGCACCGTCGTTGCTCCCTTCACTGGTGGCCACTTGCTGAGCGATGACATGTGCGCCGCCCTGCACGATAATCGTGGCGGCAAGGCGGGGATCGATGTCCGCCGAGGTACGGCCTGCGCGCTGCTCGTCCTCCAAAATGGTCACCAGAGTGTCAGTGAAGCGATCCTGGTCAAGCGTCCACGCCTCCCGCACCACGGGGTCGTACGCAGCCACCTCGTTGATCGCAGCCAACAGCACCGCGTGCTTGCGGTAGTGCCGCAGAATGAGCTCATAGGTGTGCGCCAGTCCGTCGACGCCACCGCCAGGCCCTGTGGGCTTCCAAGAAGCGGCGATCTTGCTGCTCTCGATCTTGAGTGAACCGCTCAACCGCAACAGCACATCGACCTTGTCGCGAAAATAGAGGTAGAACGTGGAGCGTGAGATACCGGCAGCTTGGGCAATCTGTTCGACGCTCAGTTCCGTATAGGTCACCCCATCACGCAGACGGTCTTCGATCACCGACAGAATCCGCTTTTCCAGTTCAGCGCGTCGGTGCGCCGCGTCAGAGGGTCGTCGCGTAGTGGAAGCCATACAAGCATCCTAAGGAACAGGGTCGGGTGCCCTGCACCGCGACGGCCACTCGCCGGCTCTAAAGCGCCTAGTTGAGGGCGACCCCGGAGCCGGACGCGTTCTTGGTCTAACACTCAGACCATGAGGCTGACTCGTTCATCGATCCCGAGCAGGGACTTGCCGTAGACCTCCATACCAACTGCCGGCACGAGGCCAGCGTGGCGTGCCGCGATGTTGGCGTCGCGCCATATGCGCTGCAGCGGGTTGGCATCGGCGAACGCGGACGCGCCATGCACATTTAGCAGGGTGGTGACTGCGGAAAGCACCTGCTGGGCCGCGTAGCCCGCCTGCGCCCTGATCCGGGTGCGTGCCGTGTAGTCAAGGGAACGCGTAGAGGCGGCAGCGTCCACCTCATCCACGGCTGCGTAGATGTGCAGGCGGGCCGTTTTCAGTTGCAATGCGGCTTCAGCAACCTGGGTCTGCACGGCCACGGAATCTGCTTGTCCCGCATGGATCGTGAACGACAAGGGCTTCGAGGTCGCCTGTCCGATCACAGTGTCCAGTGCTGCTTTGCCCAGCCCGAGCAGCGGCCCGGTCAGGCACAGAAGCAGCATGGGTGCAAAGGCTGACTTGTAAAGAGCACCGTCTTCAGCCGTGCGCGGGTATTCACCCTCTGCGGCAGCCGGGACCGAGAGCACGCGGTGTACCGGCACGAAGACGTCTCGTGCAATGAGGGTGTTGCTGGCGGTTGCCCTCATACCTGCCGTACGCCACGTGCCCTCGATGACCAGCTCGGATGCGGAATCAGAACGAGCGCCTGGTCCAGGACCGCCCCGGCGTCATCCTTTAGCAGCGCACCCAGCGCGGCCCACGTCGCATAGGGGGCAGCCGAGTTGTACGACCACTTCCCTGTCACGCGCCAGCCGCCCTCAACCTTTCGTGGGCGGCAAGGGAACAGCGGGGCGGCGGAACGGTATGTCATCGGCCTCCGCCACCATGCCGCCGAGGCCCTTCTGATTTCTGCGGTACGAGGGGGTCAGAAGGGCCTCGGCCCCATCACCTAACCGGGGAGGCCGCCTCTCATGGTCATGAAATCAGGCCGCCCAGCCGTACGTAATCAACTCTAGAGTGATCCGGACATGTGTCCAACGGCTCGTCCGATGCCTGGTTGTGGGTCGCCAGGGGTGGATGGCGAACAAACGGAGGGGGATCACGAGACCGCGAAGTAGCGGCGTGTTGCCGCTCCCGGGGACGTCGTCACCGGCCCGCACGGGCGAGCCACGAGAGAACGTGGTCGGCGACTTCCTTCCAGCTCGGTTCCAGAACGAGGCTGTGGGAACGGTCGGCCAGGTACAGGTAGTCGGCGCCAAAGTGGGCGGCATGCCGGCTTACCAGCTCGGCAGGGGACACGATGTCGCGGCCGCCCGCGATCATCAACGCGGGCGCATCGATCCGCTCACGATCGAGCTCGATGGCGGCGCCACGCTGCGCGGCCTCCCACACCGCTCGCGGAGACTCGTCCGGCATCAGGTCGTAGTACCGACGTGAGTCCTCGTCCGAGCAGCCGGCAAAGAACCATTCCACGGCCATCTCGTATGGCATCGGGGGGAACGGCTTGGACATATCGATGGGGAGCGGTATGGCCTCTCCCGCGGACTGACTGCAGGGAACTGGCGCCAGTAGGACCTGAGCCTCTACTGGGAAGTCCTCCGCATACTTCTGGACCGCCGCCGCACCCATGCTGTGCGCAACGAACACCGGCGCTTCCCCGATATGCGCGGCTACCGTCCGCAGCTCGCGGGTCACGTCGAGCATGCTCCGTCGGACGAACTCTTCCTGCGGCAGAGCTTCCGAGTTTGTGTGGTTGTACCAGCTGAAGGAGTAGCTGTGTCTGCCTGCGGCAGCGAAGTGCGGCAGCCACTGCTCCCAGAGCCAGCTGCCGTGGCTGCCGCCGTGGACGAACACCACCGGAGGACCCTCAGGCCTTCCTTCCGGCTTGGCGTGTTCGACGAAGACCCCGTCAATCTGGCGTCGTTCGATCTTCATTTCTTTCACCTCTGCAGAGATACGAGGCCGGTGCCAGCAGCCGATCTGGCTCATCAGATGGGCAGCTTCGTGCGGCTCTGACACGGCCAGGGAGAAAATTCCGGTGCCGAGCGAAGGGCCGACCGGTCGCG from Streptomyces sp. NBC_01707 includes the following:
- a CDS encoding amidohydrolase family protein → MPGLVNAHAHSAMTPLRGAGGDLPLMSWLNDVIWPAEARMRPEDAYAGMLLGCVEMLQHGVTTSAEMYLHAEAVVQAALTAGSRILMAPAYFDLPGAHWQSAVARIDKWIDADGMQFGPGDRIELCYGPHSAYTLPVEALRATAESASARGALVHIHVAESLSEDQKQRAAHGSVPRLLEETGLLNGRLLAAHSVHLSVHDIRLLADYGAGVAHCPGSNAKLASGVAGLTALRAASVSVGLGTDGPASNDDLDLWEEMRIAMMLARVTTEDPMALTAPAALMMATRGGAAALGRKDIGALCPGTWADMVHVGVDGPSFAAGLNVPDEQLIANLVWAAGSRAVRSVWVAGEQVIADGQPLRVDLVRARRAVARAASHLLTQ
- a CDS encoding tellurite resistance/C4-dicarboxylate transporter family protein; translated protein: MVHRAAAHYRLRQEIADLHPGYAALVMATGIVSTGLELFGAHALSTVLLMLAILALAVLIVTYTWRAVRFPQRVIDDVQNPSRGFGYFTLVAAPNVVGMRLAEDHPLTCAVLGLTTVPIWLVVTYVVPGAMVVGQRQAPVLPKTDGSWFMWVVGTQSLAAAAATVAAVEPSLTASLAPLAVAFWGVAVVLYLMLVGLVTVRLLDSPVAPHALSPTYWVYMGATAISVLAGAKILDLPPTLPVLVATKQVVSGLAFVLWAFGTWWIPLLLAFAVRRHLVDRERVEYEPALWSMVFPLGIYAAASATYGRTTGLAFMVNIARVEVWFGFAAWVVIAVAMCRSFLRRGDRPEPASSAHAES
- a CDS encoding acyl-CoA dehydrogenase family protein; this encodes MRATASNTLIARDVFVPVHRVLSVPAAAEGEYPRTAEDGALYKSAFAPMLLLCLTGPLLGLGKAALDTVIGQATSKPLSFTIHAGQADSVAVQTQVAEAALQLKTARLHIYAAVDEVDAAASTRSLDYTARTRIRAQAGYAAQQVLSAVTTLLNVHGASAFADANPLQRIWRDANIAARHAGLVPAVGMEVYGKSLLGIDERVSLMV
- a CDS encoding TetR/AcrR family transcriptional regulator, producing MASTTRRPSDAAHRRAELEKRILSVIEDRLRDGVTYTELSVEQIAQAAGISRSTFYLYFRDKVDVLLRLSGSLKIESSKIAASWKPTGPGGGVDGLAHTYELILRHYRKHAVLLAAINEVAAYDPVVREAWTLDQDRFTDTLVTILEDEQRAGRTSADIDPRLAATIIVQGGAHVIAQQVATSEGSNDGAVARELACGYWYGIYRRPHGQAAE
- a CDS encoding alpha/beta hydrolase; the encoded protein is MKIERRQIDGVFVEHAKPEGRPEGPPVVFVHGGSHGSWLWEQWLPHFAAAGRHSYSFSWYNHTNSEALPQEEFVRRSMLDVTRELRTVAAHIGEAPVFVAHSMGAAAVQKYAEDFPVEAQVLLAPVPCSQSAGEAIPLPIDMSKPFPPMPYEMAVEWFFAGCSDEDSRRYYDLMPDESPRAVWEAAQRGAAIELDRERIDAPALMIAGGRDIVSPAELVSRHAAHFGADYLYLADRSHSLVLEPSWKEVADHVLSWLARAGR
- a CDS encoding AraC family transcriptional regulator codes for the protein MDPLEDVLALLETQSHVSASLTAGGEWAVRFDGPSGVKFNAVRRGHCILEVESLDDPIALSPGDCYLLTRPQRFILRSDPPGPEVDASTVFRSAENGVAHAGTGQDVLLIGGRFTFGAPGQDLLLADLPSVIHVPAGTANAETIEWALTIIERELSDKHMASTLVAEHLAVVMLVHVLRLHLAREPQMVSGWLAGLADPVVAAALTSLHADPAYSWTVAELAHAGAVSRSTLAARFKTLVGQGPLEYLTHWRIQLAAQKLRKSSETISSIARSTGYGSESAISTAFKRVMGVPPSAYRKHHHTSS
- a CDS encoding SDR family NAD(P)-dependent oxidoreductase — protein: MSIQDSLVTPFPRDASAAEVISGIDLTGRRALVTGGASGIGAETVRALAAAGAEVTIATRRPETAELLIREIADVGGAGSVRASDLDLADLTSVDAFTRAWQGPLDLLVANAGIMALPQKEVTPEGWELQLATNFLGHFALATALHGALAESGAARIVVVSSGAHRQAPFDFGDPQFDRRPYDPWAAYGQSKTAGVLFAVGARRWAVDGITANALNPGYILTNLQRHIDDETMRSLGVMDAEGNLTPLSYYKTPAQGAATSVLLATSPLLDNVTGRYFEDNQEAPVAADGTNTPGAVATHALDPESADRLWQYAAGTIRL